One genomic window of Roseobacter ponti includes the following:
- a CDS encoding vitamin B12-dependent ribonucleotide reductase, which yields MKIERRFTKAGQDAYAELDFITTASEIRNPDGTIVFRLDDVEVPGTWSQVASDVIAQKYFRKAGVPTATRRVKEKGVPEFLWRSVPAEGASMGGETSSKQVFDRLAGAWAYWGWKGGYFTTEEDAQAYYDEMRHMLASQRAAPNSPQWFNTGLHWAYGIDGPAQGHHYVDYKSGKLTKSKSSYEHPQPHACFIQSVSDDLVNDGGIMDLWVREARLFKYGSGTGTNFSSLRGEGEKLSGGGKSSGLMGFLKIGDRAAGAIKSGGTTRRAAKMVIVDADHPDIEDFINWKVIEEQKVASIVAGSKMHEQKLNALFEAIRTWDGAEAGAYDPAKNDALKQAVRDAKKVSIPETYVKRVLDYAKQGHTSIEFPTYDTDWDSEAYNSVSGQNSNNSIRVTNAFLTAVEKDADWELISRVDGSVTRTVKARDLWEQVGHAAWACADPGIQYHDTVNDWHTCPADGAIRGSNPCSEYMFLDDTACNLASMNLLTFLQDGTFQVEDYMHATRLWTVTLEVSVLMAQFPSKEIAQRSYDFRTLGLGYANIGGLLMNMGYSYDSDEGRALCGALTAILTGVSYATSAEMAGELGPFPGYAKNADHMLRVIRNHRTAAHGKAGGYEDLAVKPVPLDYKNCPDETLIDVARGSWDLALELGEKHGYRNAQVSVIAPTGTIGLVMDCDTTGIEPDFALVKFKKLAGGGYFKIINQSVPAALEKLGYGSAQIEEMVSYAVGHGTIGNAPGINHTTLAGHGFGANELAKVDAALASAFDIRFVFNQWTLGEEFCTQVLGIPTEKLNDPTFDLLRHLGFSKKDIDAANDHVCGTMTLEGAPFLKDEHLPVFDCANACGKKGKRYLSVNSHIHMMAAAQSFISGAISKTINMPNDATIEDCQRAYELSWSLGVKANALYRDGSKLSQPLAASLVEDDEDAQEILESGSVTEKAAVLAEKVVEKIIVKEIVKSHREKMPQRRKGYTQKAIVGGHKVYLRTGEYEDGNLGEIFIDMHKEGAGFRAMMNNFAIAVSVGLQYGVPLEEFVDAFTFTKFEPAGMVQGNETIKNATSILDYVFRELAVSYLDRTDLAHVAPEGASFDTIGRGEEEGVRNVSEISETAATRSLEVLRQISSTGYLRNRLPQELVVLQGGAEVPATAFDGLAPLEATTGGVATMTTTTAVASGSVSMDARTKAKMQGYEGEACGECGNYTLVRNGTCMKCNTCGGTSGCS from the coding sequence ATGAAAATTGAACGCAGATTTACCAAAGCCGGGCAGGACGCCTACGCCGAGCTGGATTTTATCACCACCGCATCCGAAATCCGCAATCCCGACGGCACCATCGTGTTCCGCCTTGATGACGTGGAAGTGCCGGGCACGTGGAGCCAGGTCGCCAGCGATGTCATCGCGCAGAAGTATTTCCGCAAAGCCGGCGTGCCGACCGCGACACGCAGGGTAAAAGAAAAGGGCGTGCCTGAGTTCCTGTGGCGCTCGGTGCCGGCTGAGGGCGCTTCCATGGGCGGCGAAACATCTTCCAAGCAGGTCTTTGACCGGCTCGCCGGCGCCTGGGCTTACTGGGGCTGGAAGGGTGGCTATTTCACCACCGAAGAAGACGCGCAGGCCTATTACGACGAGATGCGCCACATGCTCGCCAGCCAGCGTGCCGCGCCCAACAGCCCGCAGTGGTTCAACACCGGCCTGCACTGGGCTTACGGCATCGACGGTCCGGCACAGGGTCACCACTATGTCGATTACAAATCCGGCAAGCTCACAAAATCCAAATCCTCCTACGAGCACCCGCAGCCGCATGCCTGCTTTATTCAGTCGGTCTCGGACGATCTGGTAAATGACGGCGGCATCATGGATCTCTGGGTCCGCGAAGCGCGCCTCTTTAAGTACGGCTCCGGCACCGGCACCAACTTCTCAAGCCTGCGCGGCGAGGGCGAAAAGCTCTCGGGCGGCGGCAAATCCTCCGGCCTCATGGGCTTTCTGAAAATCGGTGACCGCGCGGCGGGCGCCATCAAATCAGGCGGCACAACCCGCCGCGCCGCCAAGATGGTCATCGTCGATGCCGATCACCCGGACATCGAGGATTTCATCAACTGGAAAGTCATCGAAGAGCAGAAAGTGGCCTCCATCGTCGCCGGCTCCAAGATGCACGAGCAGAAACTCAACGCGCTCTTTGAGGCGATCCGCACATGGGACGGTGCCGAGGCCGGCGCCTATGACCCCGCGAAGAACGACGCCCTGAAACAGGCCGTGCGCGACGCCAAAAAGGTCTCGATCCCCGAGACATATGTGAAACGCGTGCTGGATTACGCAAAGCAGGGCCACACCTCGATTGAGTTCCCGACCTACGACACCGACTGGGACTCCGAGGCCTATAATTCCGTCTCCGGCCAGAATTCCAACAACTCGATCCGCGTGACCAACGCCTTCCTCACCGCCGTCGAAAAGGACGCCGACTGGGAACTCATAAGCCGCGTTGACGGCTCGGTCACCAGAACCGTCAAAGCCCGCGATCTCTGGGAGCAGGTCGGCCACGCCGCCTGGGCCTGCGCCGATCCCGGCATCCAGTATCACGACACCGTCAACGACTGGCACACCTGCCCGGCAGACGGCGCGATCCGCGGCTCCAACCCCTGCTCGGAATACATGTTCCTCGACGACACGGCCTGTAACCTCGCGTCGATGAACCTGCTGACCTTCCTGCAGGACGGCACCTTCCAGGTCGAAGACTACATGCACGCCACGCGTCTGTGGACCGTGACGCTGGAGGTCTCCGTGCTGATGGCGCAGTTCCCCTCAAAGGAAATCGCACAGCGGTCTTATGACTTCCGCACGCTGGGTCTGGGCTATGCAAACATCGGCGGTCTGCTGATGAACATGGGCTACTCCTATGACAGCGACGAGGGCCGCGCCCTCTGCGGCGCGCTCACTGCGATCCTTACAGGCGTCTCCTATGCCACTTCCGCCGAGATGGCCGGCGAGCTTGGCCCTTTCCCGGGCTATGCGAAAAACGCCGACCACATGCTGCGGGTCATCCGCAACCACCGCACCGCCGCCCATGGCAAAGCGGGTGGTTACGAGGACCTCGCCGTCAAACCGGTGCCGCTCGACTATAAGAACTGCCCCGACGAGACGCTGATCGACGTCGCCCGCGGGTCCTGGGATCTGGCGCTGGAGCTGGGCGAGAAACACGGCTACCGCAACGCGCAGGTTTCCGTGATCGCGCCCACCGGCACCATCGGTCTTGTGATGGACTGCGACACCACCGGGATCGAGCCCGACTTCGCCCTGGTGAAATTCAAAAAGCTCGCCGGCGGTGGGTATTTCAAGATCATCAATCAGTCGGTTCCCGCAGCGCTTGAAAAACTTGGCTACGGCTCGGCGCAGATTGAGGAAATGGTATCCTATGCTGTCGGTCACGGCACCATCGGCAACGCGCCGGGCATCAACCACACCACGCTTGCGGGGCATGGCTTTGGTGCCAATGAACTTGCCAAGGTGGATGCGGCACTGGCCTCGGCCTTCGATATCCGGTTTGTGTTCAACCAGTGGACCCTGGGCGAGGAGTTCTGCACGCAGGTGCTGGGCATCCCTACCGAAAAGCTGAACGATCCGACCTTTGACCTGCTGCGCCACCTCGGTTTCAGCAAAAAGGACATCGATGCGGCCAATGACCACGTCTGCGGCACCATGACCCTCGAAGGCGCGCCCTTCCTCAAAGACGAGCATCTGCCGGTCTTTGACTGCGCCAACGCCTGCGGCAAGAAGGGCAAACGCTATCTCAGCGTCAACAGCCACATCCATATGATGGCCGCGGCCCAGTCCTTTATCTCCGGCGCGATCTCCAAGACGATCAACATGCCCAATGATGCCACCATCGAGGACTGTCAGCGCGCCTATGAGCTGAGCTGGTCGCTGGGTGTCAAAGCCAATGCGCTCTACCGCGACGGCTCCAAACTCAGCCAGCCTCTGGCCGCATCGCTCGTCGAGGACGACGAGGACGCACAGGAGATCCTGGAAAGCGGGTCGGTCACCGAAAAGGCCGCCGTGCTGGCCGAAAAGGTCGTCGAGAAGATCATCGTCAAAGAGATCGTCAAATCGCACCGCGAAAAGATGCCTCAGCGCCGCAAGGGTTATACGCAAAAGGCCATCGTCGGCGGGCACAAAGTGTACCTGCGCACCGGCGAGTATGAGGACGGCAACCTTGGCGAGATCTTCATCGACATGCACAAAGAGGGTGCGGGCTTCCGGGCGATGATGAACAACTTCGCCATCGCGGTCTCGGTCGGTCTGCAGTACGGCGTGCCGCTCGAAGAGTTCGTCGATGCCTTTACCTTCACCAAATTCGAGCCGGCGGGCATGGTGCAGGGCAACGAGACCATCAAAAACGCGACCTCGATCCTCGATTATGTGTTCCGCGAGCTTGCGGTTTCCTATCTCGACCGCACCGATCTGGCGCATGTGGCGCCCGAAGGAGCCAGCTTTGACACCATCGGTCGCGGCGAAGAGGAAGGCGTGCGCAACGTCTCCGAAATCTCCGAGACGGCGGCCACCAGATCGCTGGAAGTGCTGCGTCAGATCAGCTCGACGGGCTATCTGCGCAACCGCCTGCCTCAGGAACTGGTGGTCCTGCAGGGCGGGGCGGAAGTGCCGGCCACAGCCTTTGACGGGCTGGCACCTCTTGAGGCGACGACGGGCGGTGTTGCCACGATGACCACGACAACGGCGGTCGCCAGCGGCTCGGTGAGCATGGACGCGCGCACCAAAGCCAAGATGCAGGGCTATGAGGGCGAGGCCTGCGGCGAATGCGGAAACTACACGCTGGTGCGCAACGGCACCTGCATGAAGTGCAACACCTGCGGCGGCACGAGCGGGTGTAGCTGA
- a CDS encoding pyridoxal phosphate-dependent aminotransferase translates to MQLSQRLRGINGGGSDGWDVFLKARKMIAAGEDVTELTIGEHDIGTAAPVLREMYDTALAGNTGYAAVPGIEALREAVAARVSARTGVPTTSANVLITPGGQSALYSAHIAALDAGDTGLIIDPFYATYPYTVRAAGATPVSIGARAADAFQPRAEAIAARAPGAKSLLINSPNNPTGVVYSRTTLEGIAQVCTDHDLWLISDEVYDTQVWEGAHISPRSLPGMAERTLVVGSLSKSHAMTGSRCGWLVGPEEAITDLISLATNITYGVPGFIQLAGLFALRQGEAFEAEISEPFRRRRQLAHDVLAGQNAVAMVPAQGAMYLMLDVRATGLSGEGFANDLLDTHRIAVMPGESFGEAASGHIRVAMTVADDVFVTALRRLCAHAETLAAA, encoded by the coding sequence ATGCAGCTTTCACAGCGCCTGCGCGGCATCAACGGTGGCGGATCAGACGGGTGGGACGTTTTTCTCAAAGCCCGGAAGATGATAGCCGCAGGCGAGGACGTGACCGAACTGACCATCGGCGAGCATGACATCGGCACCGCCGCCCCGGTCCTGCGCGAAATGTATGACACGGCCCTTGCCGGAAACACCGGGTATGCCGCGGTGCCGGGTATTGAGGCGCTGCGCGAAGCGGTGGCCGCCCGCGTGAGCGCGCGCACCGGCGTGCCGACCACATCCGCCAATGTGCTGATCACGCCGGGCGGACAGTCCGCGCTTTATTCGGCGCATATCGCAGCGCTCGATGCCGGCGACACCGGGCTTATCATCGACCCGTTTTATGCCACCTATCCCTATACGGTGCGCGCCGCCGGTGCGACGCCGGTGAGCATCGGGGCCCGTGCCGCGGATGCGTTTCAGCCCCGCGCAGAGGCCATCGCCGCCAGAGCTCCCGGGGCAAAATCGCTGCTGATCAACAGCCCCAACAACCCTACCGGCGTGGTGTATTCAAGGACCACACTTGAGGGTATCGCACAGGTCTGCACCGATCACGACCTGTGGCTGATCTCGGACGAGGTCTATGACACCCAGGTCTGGGAGGGTGCGCATATCAGCCCGCGCAGCCTGCCTGGTATGGCAGAGCGCACGCTGGTTGTCGGATCGCTGTCAAAATCACACGCCATGACCGGATCACGCTGTGGCTGGCTTGTGGGGCCCGAAGAGGCGATCACCGATCTGATCAGTCTGGCGACCAATATCACCTATGGCGTGCCGGGGTTTATTCAGCTCGCGGGCCTCTTTGCGCTGCGCCAGGGAGAGGCGTTTGAGGCGGAGATCTCAGAGCCCTTCCGCCGCCGCCGGCAACTGGCGCATGACGTGCTGGCCGGTCAGAATGCCGTTGCGATGGTGCCCGCCCAGGGGGCGATGTATCTGATGCTGGATGTGCGGGCGACGGGGCTTTCCGGGGAAGGCTTTGCCAATGATCTGCTCGACACACACCGGATCGCCGTCATGCCGGGCGAAAGCTTTGGCGAGGCCGCCTCAGGCCATATCCGGGTTGCGATGACGGTGGCCGATGACGTCTTTGTCACCGCGCTGCGCAGGCTCTGTGCCCATGCGGAAACACTTGCCGCCGCATAA
- a CDS encoding outer membrane protein codes for MKRTYIAAALTGMTALTAPAFAGALEEPVVEAAPAAPVVQETSYGTWTGAYGGVQLGYGDVSGDGALDGVDGNDNLYGVHIGYNYDYGNWVSGIELDYDDADIDIGGGAATVDDVTRLKLKAGYDMGNWLPYATAGAAHADTTAGSDTGSFYGLGVSYQATERWLVGAEVLRHNFSDLGGTSGLDADADTFTVRASLRF; via the coding sequence ATGAAACGTACATATATCGCAGCCGCCCTGACGGGCATGACAGCTCTGACCGCCCCGGCCTTTGCCGGTGCCCTTGAAGAGCCCGTGGTCGAGGCGGCGCCTGCCGCCCCGGTGGTTCAGGAGACATCCTACGGGACCTGGACCGGTGCCTATGGTGGTGTGCAGCTTGGCTATGGCGATGTCAGCGGTGACGGCGCGCTTGACGGTGTGGATGGCAACGACAACCTTTATGGTGTTCACATCGGTTACAATTATGACTACGGCAACTGGGTGTCGGGTATCGAGCTTGATTACGACGATGCCGATATCGATATCGGTGGCGGTGCCGCCACGGTTGATGACGTGACCCGGCTGAAACTCAAAGCCGGCTATGACATGGGCAACTGGTTGCCCTATGCGACCGCCGGTGCTGCCCATGCGGATACCACGGCCGGCAGTGATACAGGCTCTTTCTACGGTCTGGGCGTGTCGTATCAGGCGACGGAGCGCTGGCTCGTAGGGGCCGAGGTGCTTCGCCATAATTTCAGCGATCTTGGCGGGACGTCCGGCCTTGATGCGGATGCCGATACCTTCACGGTTCGCGCATCGCTGCGCTTCTGA
- a CDS encoding trimethylamine methyltransferase family protein: MTQKTQTRSGGRSARRAARATALPDHLRPVRPGLEGGTYKPLTPAEMDRIHGAALQALEEIGLADAPPSGVGYLTAAGAEQGADGRIRFPRALVEDAIARANRRIVLCGRDPAHDLDLSGHRVHYGTAGAAVHLVDALGRNYRESTLQDLHDAARITNVLDNIHFLQRPMVARDITDNCEMDLNTVYATTSGTTKHIGTSFYDPAHVKPAIDMLHMIAGGEDRWRERPFMSNSNCFVVPPMKFATESCLVMEECIRYGMPVLLLSAGMAGATAPSTVAGAIVQAVAECLAGLVYVQAVKPDHPAIFGTWPFGLDLRTGAMTGGSGEQALLTAGCAQMHKYYDLPGGAAAGIADAKLPDMQAGWEQMCSNVMAGLSGLNMVYEAAGMHASLLGFCHESLILGDDLIGQALRCVRGIEVSDETMALDQMREVCIGGPGHYLGTSQTLGRMQADHVYPALGDRTSPKEWDEKGKPDLIERATARKEEILANRSAARFDPALDARLREAFRIYLPA; encoded by the coding sequence ATGACACAGAAAACCCAGACCCGCAGCGGCGGCCGGTCCGCCCGGCGCGCCGCCCGCGCCACCGCTCTGCCCGATCACCTGCGCCCTGTGCGCCCCGGTCTCGAAGGGGGTACGTATAAACCGCTGACCCCGGCGGAGATGGACCGCATCCACGGGGCCGCCCTGCAGGCGCTTGAGGAAATCGGCCTTGCCGATGCGCCGCCTTCGGGTGTCGGATACCTGACCGCGGCAGGGGCAGAACAGGGGGCCGACGGGCGCATCCGCTTTCCGCGCGCGCTCGTGGAAGACGCCATCGCACGGGCCAACCGCCGCATCGTTCTCTGCGGCCGGGATCCTGCCCATGACCTCGATCTCTCAGGCCACCGGGTACACTACGGAACGGCCGGGGCTGCCGTGCACCTGGTGGACGCTCTGGGCCGCAACTATCGCGAAAGCACGCTGCAGGATCTGCATGACGCCGCGCGCATCACCAATGTGCTCGACAATATCCACTTTCTGCAGCGCCCGATGGTCGCACGGGACATCACCGACAACTGCGAAATGGATCTCAACACGGTCTATGCCACCACAAGCGGCACCACCAAACACATCGGCACATCGTTTTATGACCCTGCGCATGTGAAACCCGCCATCGACATGCTGCACATGATCGCAGGCGGCGAGGACAGGTGGCGCGAACGACCCTTCATGAGCAATTCCAACTGCTTTGTCGTGCCGCCGATGAAATTCGCCACGGAATCCTGCCTCGTGATGGAGGAGTGCATCAGATATGGCATGCCGGTACTGCTTTTGTCGGCGGGCATGGCCGGGGCCACAGCGCCCTCCACCGTCGCCGGCGCCATTGTTCAGGCGGTGGCGGAATGCCTCGCCGGTCTGGTGTATGTGCAGGCCGTCAAACCCGACCATCCGGCGATTTTCGGCACCTGGCCCTTTGGTCTCGATCTGCGCACCGGTGCGATGACCGGCGGGTCCGGAGAACAGGCGCTGCTGACGGCGGGCTGCGCGCAGATGCACAAATACTATGATCTGCCTGGGGGGGCCGCGGCAGGTATTGCCGATGCCAAACTGCCCGACATGCAGGCCGGCTGGGAGCAGATGTGCTCGAATGTCATGGCGGGTCTGTCGGGGCTGAACATGGTCTATGAGGCCGCGGGCATGCATGCTTCGCTGCTCGGGTTCTGCCACGAGTCGCTCATTCTGGGCGACGACCTGATCGGCCAGGCACTGCGCTGCGTGCGGGGCATTGAGGTGTCCGATGAGACCATGGCGCTTGATCAGATGCGCGAGGTCTGCATCGGCGGGCCGGGGCATTATCTGGGCACGAGCCAGACCCTGGGGCGCATGCAAGCCGATCACGTCTATCCGGCGCTCGGCGACCGGACGTCACCCAAGGAATGGGATGAGAAAGGCAAACCGGACCTGATTGAACGGGCCACCGCGCGCAAAGAAGAAATCCTTGCCAACCGCTCGGCTGCGCGGTTTGATCCGGCGCTGGATGCGCGCCTGCGCGAGGCTTTCCGCATCTATCTGCCCGCCTGA
- a CDS encoding type 1 glutamine amidotransferase domain-containing protein, with translation MTQISNAKIAILATHGYEKSELFEPKRQLEEAGAEVVIVSPEKGEITSWDDQSWGRSISVDMDIADARVEDFDALVLPGGQINPDILRTDEHSVKFVRDFFNTGKTLAAICHAPWMLIEADVVRGRKVTSWPSVRTDLVNAGGDWEDSEVVVDEALVTSRNPGDLDAFCAKIIEEVREGRHDRAAA, from the coding sequence ATGACACAGATCAGTAATGCAAAAATCGCCATTCTCGCCACACACGGCTATGAGAAATCAGAACTTTTCGAACCTAAACGCCAGCTGGAAGAGGCCGGTGCAGAGGTCGTCATCGTATCGCCGGAGAAGGGCGAAATCACCAGCTGGGATGATCAGTCCTGGGGCCGCAGTATCAGCGTCGACATGGATATCGCGGACGCCCGCGTCGAGGATTTTGACGCTCTGGTTCTGCCAGGTGGTCAGATCAACCCCGACATTCTGCGCACCGACGAGCACAGCGTGAAGTTTGTACGTGACTTCTTCAACACCGGCAAAACGCTGGCTGCGATCTGTCACGCGCCCTGGATGCTGATTGAGGCGGATGTCGTGCGGGGCCGAAAGGTGACGTCGTGGCCCTCGGTCAGAACCGACCTCGTGAACGCCGGCGGCGACTGGGAAGACAGCGAAGTTGTGGTTGATGAGGCACTGGTCACCTCGCGCAACCCCGGTGATCTGGACGCATTCTGCGCCAAGATCATCGAAGAGGTCCGCGAAGGACGCCACGACCGCGCCGCGGCATAA